Genomic window (Coleofasciculaceae cyanobacterium):
TACTCCTCTCTTAGCTATCTTCAGCAGTTTTGCGCTGATACCCTAAAAATAGACCAGTCGTTTGTGCGTGAGCTTGAATCATCTTCCAAAAATAAGGCGATCGTCGATATTATAGTTACTCTAGCTCATAAGCTGAATATGGATGTAGTTGCAGAAGGTATTGAAACTAACAACCATCTACAGATTTTAAAAACTTTAAACTGCGAATATGGTCAAGGCTATCTTTTTGCCAAACCCTTAAAAAGCGAAGCTGCTACAGATCTTTTGGCACGGCAGTTTGCTCCCAATCGTGCCGATAGTTCTTCGAGATCAACCAATTGGCAATTTTGAACTCAATTAATCAATTAATAATATTAATTCTCGCGCATTAGCTGGAGAGATAAAGCTTAAAAGAGCGCGATCGATAACTTACAAAAACTTAAACGTGGTTCAATACTTTTCGTCATTTGCTTTGTTCAAGTAGCAAGTAGTAAGTAACTAACAATAGCTAAACCTCCTTACTCATTGCGCTTTGCTGAGATTTACCGAGCGCAATTGTTAAGCGAGAAATATTGAGACGTGGTTGGTAAGCAAATTCAATCATCTGCAATTATCTGCGTTCATCTGTGCGATATGCGAAGCTAGTGCTAAAGCATACCGCTCCGAGACCGAAGGGCGGAGTGCGGTTTATCCGTGAATCCGCGATTGGCAAATGCTTACTTCATACCGCTTCGCGTCGCAAATCATGCAAGGGCATATCCTTTAGGGGACTTTTATACAGCAAGATCTCAGACGGATCTCTCCACTACTAAATCTTCAATTTACTAAACATCACCTTCAAGATAATTTCTCAAAGTAGATAAATCTAAAAATTCCCAGTCTTGAAAAAACCCTAACAATCGAGTGGCTATTTGGCTTACTCCTTGGGCAACATTAGATTCAATGTTTAGCGGAATCACTGGATCGTGGAGGGACAAACGCAACAAAAACCAGCCATCCTCAGCAGGAGATGTACAAGATATTCTGACCCCTTCGTAGTTATTAGAAACAATTTTCCAGTCAGTTTGGGAAACTGCCAATTTTTCTAGTTGCTCGATCGCTTTATTGCCATAGGCTTTAAAGTCATCTGTCTTAATTTTTAAACGAAATTCTTCACTTTCTACTGGCTCTTGTAAATCACTAATTAGATCGCTTAACAGCTTTCCCTCTAGCTTGGCTTTAGCCAATTCAATTAATAACTTAGTAGCCAAATATGCTCCGTCATCAAGAAAGTAGTTTTCTTTCATTGCTCCATGTCCAGAGGTTTCGATCGCCAGCCACGATGCTACGCCAGAGTTATTAAGCCTGATTGATTCATTAATCACGTTTTTATAGCCTCGTTGGAAACGATGATGTTTACCGTTTAAATTTTGCTCAATAAATTGAGTCAAACCATCAGAAGTAATTGAGTCTGTAACTATAGTAGAACCTGGATGTTCTGCTAAAACTATTGCCGAAACCAAGGCGATCATCCGATTGCGATTCAGCTCGTTTCCTAAATGATCTACGGCTGCAACGCGATCGACATCAGTATCAAAAATAATGCCAAAATCAGCGTGGTTATTAATCACCGCTTGGCAAATTGCCTCCATCGCCTCTTTATTTTCAGGATTGGGTATATGATTGGGAAACATTCCATCAGGAGCGAGAAATTGACTACCTGTGGTGTCTGCACCCAGAGGTTTTAACACTCGATCGGCATAAAAGCCTCCTGCACCATTACCCGCATCCACAACTATTTTTAAACCTGTTAAAGGTTGTTCAAAATTATTAGGATGATTTACCCCCTGACGAATAGTTGCCACTAACCTGGCTGCATAAATAGAGATAAAGTCTTGGCGGTTAATTTCTCCTTTGACAGCATTAGTAATTAGATTTCCAGCTTCAGCAATATTTAAAATTTCGCTAATATCTGACTTACCTAAACCACCTTGAGGCGTAAAAAACTTTAAACCATTACGATTAAAAGGCAAATGACTAGCAGTCAGCATAATTGCTCCATCGCAGTTAAACCCATCCGTTACGGTACTCATAAACATGGCGGGAGTCGAAGCAAGATCGAAGTTGTAGACTTGGCAGCCTGCGATCGCAATTCCCTCGATTGCTGACTGACTTAGAGTTTCTCCCGATAAACGACTATCTCGCCCAATAGCAATAGTTAAGTCCGTAGTCGATTTAGCTGTCTGCTGTGTAAGCCAATCCACAAAAGCATTTCCCAAAGTT
Coding sequences:
- a CDS encoding phosphomannomutase/phosphoglucomutase, which codes for MKAINNIDVKKLQNGSDIRGVALEGVPDEPVNLTPDVVKTLGNAFVDWLTQQTAKSTTDLTIAIGRDSRLSGETLSQSAIEGIAIAGCQVYNFDLASTPAMFMSTVTDGFNCDGAIMLTASHLPFNRNGLKFFTPQGGLGKSDISEILNIAEAGNLITNAVKGEINRQDFISIYAARLVATIRQGVNHPNNFEQPLTGLKIVVDAGNGAGGFYADRVLKPLGADTTGSQFLAPDGMFPNHIPNPENKEAMEAICQAVINNHADFGIIFDTDVDRVAAVDHLGNELNRNRMIALVSAIVLAEHPGSTIVTDSITSDGLTQFIEQNLNGKHHRFQRGYKNVINESIRLNNSGVASWLAIETSGHGAMKENYFLDDGAYLATKLLIELAKAKLEGKLLSDLISDLQEPVESEEFRLKIKTDDFKAYGNKAIEQLEKLAVSQTDWKIVSNNYEGVRISCTSPAEDGWFLLRLSLHDPVIPLNIESNVAQGVSQIATRLLGFFQDWEFLDLSTLRNYLEGDV